In Sandaracinaceae bacterium, the genomic window ACGCGGGAGTGGTGCGCGCGTTGCGCGTGCTGACCGGGGGAGGCGACTGGGCCAGCGCGATGCAGCGGGGCGTTCCGCATTTGCTGGTGGAGACGCTCGTTTCCCGGTCGTGATCCGTCATCGTGGACGTTGTCCTGGGCGTTGTCGGCGACGGCGACGGCGACGATCTCCCACTACGCCATCCACACGGCGAATGCCCCACACACCACGGTCGACCGACGGGACTTTCGTCGCCGTCGCCGTCGCCGTCAAAGACCACGCTCACGACAACGCAGAGCAAAGGCCCTCGCAGGCTTTGGGGCGCCCAGTTGCCCACCAGTCAGGACACGCTAGGTCTCATGTATGTTGAAGCATACATCCGCCGACATGCTCCTCGCTTGTGTGGTCTTGTCGGTCGTCGGCATGATGATCCTGCCCCTGCCGACCATGCTGCTCGACGTCTTGGTGGCGGCCAACATCGCCGTCGCCGTGCTGCTCCTGTTGGTAGCCATGTACGTGCGCTCGGGGCTCGAGCTGAGCGCGTTTCCCACCATCCTCTTGGTCACCACGCTCTACCGTCTGGCGCTCAACGTGGCGTCCACCCGCCTGATCCTGCTGCAGGCCGACGCGGGGGAGGTCATCGCGGCGTTCGGTGACTTCGTGGTGCAGGGCAACTACGTGGTGGGCGCCGTCGTCTTCCTGATCCTCACGCTCATCCAGTTCCTGGTCATCGCGAAGGGCAGCGAGCGTGTGGCCGAGGTGGGCGCGCGCTTCGCCCTCGACGCCATGCCCGGCAAGCAGATGAGCATCGACGCGGAGCTGCGCAGCGGCGCCCTCAGCCAGGAGGAGGCGCGCAGCAAGCGCCACCAAATCCAGCGCGAGAGCCAGTTCTACGGCGCCATGGACGGCGCCATGAAGTTCGTGAAGGGCGACGCCATCGCGGGCATCGTCATCACCGTCGTCAACGTCCTCGGCGGCCTCGTCATCGGCGTGATGCAGCGCGACCTCAGCGCGGGGGACTCGCTGCGCATCTACGGGCTGCTCACCATTGGTGACGGGCTGGTCTCGCAGATCCCCGCGCTGCTCATCTCCACCGCGGCGGGCCTGGTCGTCACGCGCGTCGCCAGCGAAGACGCCGACGCGTCGCTCGGCCGCGACGTGGCCAGCCAGGTCTTCGGTCACCCGCGCCCGCTGCTCATCGGCGCGGGCTTCCTGGCGCTCTTGGGCGTGGTCCCCGGGCTGCCCACCATCCCGTTCTTCGTGCTGGCCGGGACCTTCGCCGCGGCGGGTCACGCGCTCACCCGACAGCAGCGCGTGCCGGTCTCCGTGGAGGCCATCCACATCGAGCGCGAGAGCGCGCGCGAGACGCGGGCCCGAGCGGCCATGGTGCCCATCGTGGTGCCCATCGCCATCGAGCTGGGGAGCGAGCTGGCCCGCCAGATCACGGACGGCCGGGGCGGCGGCGAGCTGCTCGAGGAGCACGTGCCCGCGGTGCGCGATGCGCTCTTCCTGGACCTGGGGCTGGCGGTTCCGGGCGTGCGCGTGCGCGAGTCGTCCGGCCTCGAGGCCCACGGCTTCGTGGTCTCGGTGCAAGAGGTGCCCGTGGCCCGCGGCGAGATCCCGAGCGGTCACGTGCTGGCGCTCGACACCCCAGCCTCGCTGGAGAGCCTGGGGCTGCTCAGCCTCCCTGCGGCGGACCCCATGGGGGCGCCTGCCTGCTGGATCGACGGCTCGCAGGCCCAGCTGGCCCTGGACGCCGGCATCACCGTGCTGACCCCCGCCGCCTTCGTGGCGCGCGCGCTGCACATCAGCATCTCGCGTCGGGCCACCGAGCTGCTGGGCCTGCAGGAGGTGCAGTCCATGTTGGAGCAGCTGGAGCGGGCGTACCCGGCCGTGGT contains:
- the sctV gene encoding type III secretion system export apparatus subunit SctV, whose translation is MLLACVVLSVVGMMILPLPTMLLDVLVAANIAVAVLLLLVAMYVRSGLELSAFPTILLVTTLYRLALNVASTRLILLQADAGEVIAAFGDFVVQGNYVVGAVVFLILTLIQFLVIAKGSERVAEVGARFALDAMPGKQMSIDAELRSGALSQEEARSKRHQIQRESQFYGAMDGAMKFVKGDAIAGIVITVVNVLGGLVIGVMQRDLSAGDSLRIYGLLTIGDGLVSQIPALLISTAAGLVVTRVASEDADASLGRDVASQVFGHPRPLLIGAGFLALLGVVPGLPTIPFFVLAGTFAAAGHALTRQQRVPVSVEAIHIERESARETRARAAMVPIVVPIAIELGSELARQITDGRGGGELLEEHVPAVRDALFLDLGLAVPGVRVRESSGLEAHGFVVSVQEVPVARGEIPSGHVLALDTPASLESLGLLSLPAADPMGAPACWIDGSQAQLALDAGITVLTPAAFVARALHISISRRATELLGLQEVQSMLEQLERAYPAVVRNVTPKPVPLPLLTEVLRRLVEERVSIRPLREILEALSVHAPTERDPVQLTELVRASLRRQLTHRHAPAGTLAVFTVDGLIEDSVRDAIQRTAGGTYLALPPDQARDIIEAARRTLSPLSPTRQVVLTQRDVRRFLRRLLEVELPDVTVLSYQELAPEVNVQPLGQLGLAGLHR